The nucleotide sequence CACCAGAGAGGAGGCAGTTACTGGGGTGGGATGAGGGGAGGGCTGTGGAACTTGTGAGGGGTCACATACTAGGAGGTTGAAGCTGTACTTGATCTTCTGGAAGCAATCAATATACTGGGCCTGTGTCATCACTACAGGGGAGGGCGAAGGTGGTGGGCTGTAGATCATCCCAAGACCAcatccccacctctctcccctcccctgcagccctcAGCACTCACCCCACTGGTCCTTGCCCTTTTTCTTCCCCAGTCTCTTCTTCTTATGACTGTTCATTGCCTGGGCCTCCTTCAGCTTTCCTGCAAACAGCTCGATGTCCCTAAGGACATGGCTTAGTATCTCCTGGACCCCAAACAACCCGTGCCCTTGAGTCGGCAGTTGGGCCCACCCTGGAagccgcccccaccccagacccttCCCCtgacccttccccacctccaactAGAGCCTCAGGCCCAGCCCAGAGTCTGATCAAgcctccctgtccctcctcaGTCCCGGGCCTGCCTTGGCCATCCTGGGACCAGGCCCAGAGAGCCTCAGCGGGCTCAAGACAATCTACGGTTACCTCATCCTTCTCTGGGTTCTCGGGGGATGGGGGCTGCCTTGGAGGAGGCAGAGTGAAGGTGCTTTGTTCACGGACACTGGAGTTGTGTGGCAGCCGCCGTGGGGATGGTGGTGTGCCTACAATGGAAGGGGACAGTGGCCCAGAGcctttttttgatttttgatcCAAAGCTTCCTTTCCACCTGCCCTCATGCCCCACACTTACTGTGCTGTGGGGTCGCCCAGGAGGGCTGTTCTGGAGGGGGCCTCTGCTCTCGTGAGGGTACCTGCTCCTTGGGGAATGACCTTTCCAGAGGAGGCCCCTTCCATCTGTATTGGCTGGGGTGACGGGCTCCAGATGGGGGTCTGCTGAGCACATGATGGGGATACAGCTTTGACAGGCTTCTTGGGATGGAGGCTCTGCCCCAGGATCAAGGGGTATCACCACCCCCCTCCAGGAGATCCACCTGCCCtgctccctggtctccagccggaCTCCACCCTGCCTCACTCATGCCCCCTAGGCCCTCTCGGTCCCATGTCAGTCTCCGGGGACAGTCTCCAGTGTTCCCTGGGCCCAGTCTCATCTCTTCCCTCATGCCCATCTACATCCCAGCCCCAGTCTGGTCCTTCCCCAGTTCCAGGCCCAGGCTGGTTGGGCCACAGGCTCCTGGGATCCCCCAGGAGTGGGGCCAGGGCCTGGCCCACCCAGGCCCAGGCTCTGAGGTCCTGCAGGTGGGCTGGGGCCCAAACTGCCTACCTTTGCTCTTGCTCCTCTTCCAGGGCCTTCTGCAGGCAGGCCTTGAGTTGCTCTGCCTGGAGGAAGCAGCAATCAGGCaggctctctgtgtgtgtgtgtgtgtgtgtgtgtgtgtgtgtgtgtgtgtgtgtgtgtgtgtcggtgCCGGGGGGAGGGTGCCGGGGGGAGAGTGATGGTCGTTGGACCCTATGCCCACTCCCTCCTCAACCCTGCCCCTGGTCCCTCACCCCCACTTCCTGGCACTGGAAGAGCAGAATGCTGGTGACTGGCAGGCCCGACTCCTGCACCATGATGGACAGGACGGAGCTGTAGGAGCAGGTGTTCAGCGCCGTGTCCACGGCCTGGATGCTGTCCAGGCGGTAAGAGTCCAGCTCCTCCTGGGCCAGATGGAGAGTTCGGCCGTGAGCACCGCGGTGGCTGCTGGGAACTCTGAACCTGGGCCGCCCCAGCTCGCCTCgtggcctggggcaggggtgtcGTCTTCCCTGACCCCGGTGCCTctgtcccccagccctccctAGGCCTGGGTACGTACTGTATATGGGGACAGCTAGCCTATGTTTGGGGCACGGGATGGGTGGAGTCCATGCCTGGTGCTGGCTTATCCACAACCCATGTTAGCTGTGACCCACTGCAGAGTCCAGAGGGGGCTGACCTTTGTCTCGATGTCCAGCAGCTGGAGCCAGCCATCTCTGACCTGCAGGAGCAAGTCTTGGCTCCACACCCGGCCCTGAGCATCCATCTCCTGCAGCTTCCTCAGGGCATCCTTGGGTTCCTGGACTTTCTGAGTCCCCAGCTTACACGTCATCAGGTGCTGAGGGGAAAGGAGGATTGGAGAGGGGGCACATaggtggtggtgggcaggggcGGGGGAAAGGCAGCAGAGGAGAAGGACGTGTTCCTGGCCTCCTTGTCGGGGAGGTCCCAGGCCATCCCCATAGAGCAGCCTTCTGTGGCCAAGGGGAGGCCAGGAGCAGTTGGGCTAGGGTAGGGCCCCCGAGTCAGGGTCTGATGAGCCGCATGCGAGGGTTTAGGACTCTGGAAAAACGATGTCATGGCCCTTAACAGTCCCGGCCAGCAGAGGGGGTTGTTTAGAGGTAGATGTGGGCTCTAATAACCCAACAAATAAAGTCAGAACTCCTCTGGGTGGGATATAGGACCTTCAGATTCTGTCCCTGGCTTTCTTTGCCCTCTTTGGGAATCCACCATCCCAGCCTGGTCCTTCTCCTCACTGACTGAAcagtcctgcctccctgccttggCTCATGCCTCTCACCATACCCAGAATGCTTTTCCCACTTCTGCTAGTCTATCCCTTCCCAGTCTCCCAGGGAGATCAAGAGCTCCCTCCCTGGGTCTTGCCCGATGAGGGCCATAGTCATCTCGGTCTCACTCAGAGCCTTGCCCACTGCTAGTCTGACCATCCTGGAAGGTTTTTGCTGTTACTCTTCCTCAAGGAgacccctcccttctcccatccAAATGCCACCTTCACAAGCCACAGCCCCGCCCCTTGCCCTCCCCTCCAGGCCCTTGTTGGGGGGGCGGCCGTTGCTTCCTGCTCCTGACACCCCTGTCCTGCTCTCTGTCCAGGCCTCAGCGCCTCTCTGGGAGTTCACGCTGCCAACATATTCCGGGGCCCCTGACCTCATGTGCATCCGGGACACATCTCCTCTTGCTCTCACCCACCAGGCCTGAATGGAGCCAGTTCCCAACCCCCGCCACTGTCATGAGGCCCAGGACTCCTGGCCCCAACTCACCTGGCAGGCTTGGGCATCCCTGCTGCCCTGTGAGCCTCCAGACCACTGTCCCTGTGTCCttcccctgcttcttctccctgGGAGCCTAAATCTGCTGCTGCCCCAGATGCTTCAGCCTGATCAGGTGTCTGCTCTTCCCCACAACACCCTTCCAGCCTGCGCTCGCCCTGTGGTGCCAACAGCCCTGCAGGCAACTAGATCTCACAGCGCCAGTGCCGTTTGCCCAGGCAGGGCTGGAACCTTCTTTCCAGCCCCCAGTGGCGCATGCCTGCCCTGGGGactccagcccagacctctcccCGCTGAGACAGGGCTCTGCTTGCACGTCCTTGCAGGGACCACCGTCCTCATGCAGGCTGTCTTCCTGCCGCCATGCCAGATCCTGGGCAAAGAGCAGTTCCCCAGAGTTACTCACCTCCACCCTGTGCTGCAGACAGGTGGCCTCGGAGGAGACCTTCTTCAAGTACTCCTTCCGGTGCACTGCAGGGGTGCAAAGCAaggggatggagatggaggaACAGATTGGCGGGGAGACAGACAGTTACGGGAGGCGGGGTGGTCAGCAAGGGCAGGGGTttcggggaggggaggagagaggggaccAGAGGGGGAGCTCACGGTAAATGGCTCTGCTGCTGGGCCGGGACATGCTGGCACGGTTAGATGACTCCTCGAACTGACACTGAACCAGAGAGACAGCCATCAGGGCTGGGGAGAAAAATACCAGGGCAGGACCAGGCAGGAGACGGTGCTCTTGTAGCTCATCCCTCACTCAGGCCTGAGTTTGGGCCAGGCTCTGACCTGGGGCCTCCAGGACCAGACCCAAAACTTCTGGCTCCAGGGGCCTTTCCGGAACCATCCTGCAGCCTTGCCTTCCTCCGAGGAGCCCCATTTTGGCTGGGCCGGGGAGGCCTCAAGGCAGGCTCCTGGCCTTCCATTATTTGGTCAGTAAGGCTCATTCCCATGGGCTTGGGAAAGCTGTGTGGACAGGCACCCGGGAATCCTGTCCTGGGCCTGGATGTAAAAGATGCCAGGTCCATGGGCTGCACCTAGCCTCTGGAGGAAAGGTGTCAGGTACAGCAGCCTTCCTTGCCAAAGCAAGCCTCTTGAGCAAGTCTGTTTCAGTTCTGCAAATTGGGAGGAGGTTATGTTGCCTCTTAAGCTGCGGACCCACTTAGGGaggggtgtgtggtgtgtgtgtctgtgtgtgtgtgtgtgtgtgtgtgtgtgtatctgtttgCATGCACGTGTGCAGGCATGTTAATCATGGGGCTCTGTAGGATTTGTCAATGATCTGCACTTCCCTGAATGTCTTAAGACAGTCAAGACTCCTGTCTCTTCACCTTTCCATACTCTGAACCCTCTGCCCAGAGCCCCTCCATACCCAGCCCTTGAAATCCAGCTCAAGGATCACCTCCTCCGTGAAGCCCCCCTTGACCACCATTCTCCCCTGCCCAGAGTGCCCTCCTGATGCCACGGCCAATCTTGTATGTTTCTCTCTCACAAAGACAGCCGCTCTGGTTCATGTGCAAGCCTGGGGCCGTGCCCCTTACAAACGCCATATTTAATTTTCACTACCATTGCTTGTACTTCTTTGGCTCTACGTGCTGAGCACTGTTCTATGGACTTCACCCTCAtcaactcacttaatcctcaaaacaacctcaCCCAGCAGGTGCTGTTCTTGTTCCATTTACCAGATGGGGACTCTGAGGCTCAAAGAGGGTAACAAGGCCTGAGGTCACCACAGTATTTTCTGGAGAATGAGCCTAGCCCAGTCTGGCTGCAAACCCCAGGCTTTAATTGTGTAGATATGCCTCTGTCACGGGGCTGTGACCTGCTGAGGACAGACTTGTCTTGCCACGGCTGTCTCCCCAGTGCCTTCCCAGCATGGGGCGGGGGTTTGTCTAGAATACACACAcgtcagaaaggaaaggaggtaaGTACAGTGTGTGTGCAGGTGCAGGGTGGGATGGGAGAGAATTAAGCATGGGGGTCAAGGGTAAGTGTCATTTGAATGACGTGTGTATGCATCATGAATAGGGTGTCAAGTTTGTGGGTGCCATGCATCTCTGTGGTATGCCTGCATTGTACAGAAACGCTGAAACATCCTGGGCAAAGTATAAGAGAAGAGCCCACACCCGTTTATTAGGATGGTTATGAAAGTAACAGAGGGTCTGATAAGATGACTCAGGGATGGGGAAACCAGTTGCTAGGAAACAACTGAGGGATTGTGGAGGAGGCAGCTGGCTCTGTTTTCCTTGTTTGGGAGCACCCCTGTTCCCTCGGGGACAGGGGTGCtagaagcctgctcctccccactctacaccacccctccccccaggctgcACACTTCCTGCTTCTAgatccagaaaagaaagaagagaaaatgagctTTGCCTTGGTcagccctgctcccctcccccgcccaagCCAGGATGGTCCCTGTGGGTCCCTGTGGGCAGGTCCCGGGAACTGTCTGGAGCTCAAGATCCCAGACAACAGGAGAGGGGAGGCAGCTCGCTTTGGCCTGCCTTGCCCTTGGGGGAGTAGGGCTGTGGCCGCCTAGTTTCCCCCATGTATCTCCTGAACTTAGGGGCTTGACACAGCGAAGGGGTGTCTGCATCACAAACCCTGGGAGAAGGAGCCCAGAGATGTTTCTGGACCCCTGGCTCCCCACTGTCCTGCTTCCGAGCCAGCTAGCCAGCTAGCCAGCAGATGAGTCCCAAGCCTTTCTTGGGCTTGCTCTTCCTGGCTGCATCTGGGAATGGGCTGGAGACCTTGGCCTGGGAAGACACTGATTTGTTCCCACCACCCCGGGATCACCTGCGGCAGGGCAGGGCCCTGATCTTCCTGAAGGCCAGGCCTTACCTGTGTTCCAGTGAGGTTTGCCCCACCACGGGGGCTGCTGCTTGAGCTGGTGGTCCGGTGCTGGCTGTGGGAGGGCAGTGTCTTCTCTGCTGGCGGCCACAGACAGAGGTCCTATGGCCAGGCGGGCCCTGGGTGAGCAGGCGGGCCTTATGGTGATGAGGCCACGAGGCAGCCACACCTGTGCTCTTTGGACTCCGGTGGGTGTGGAGGCTTCCTGGGCCACCACCCCGACTTGGCACGGAAGCCTGGACCTGTGGCAGTGCCAAGCTTAGCCAGGGACCCTGCggcccagcctcctcctctgcTTTCCTCCAGAGTTGGGGTGTGGCCTTTTGGGTACCTCCACTGAGGTCCCCCGTCTGCATCAGGCGCTAGGGCTGGGGCCAGAAGGAGAGGGTCCCCTTGGCCCAGGGAGGTCTGGCTTCTGTGGCCAGGGGACAGGTGGCTAGAGGTGGCCCCCAGGCTTTGGGGAAGCTGTGGACTGGCATGTGCCCGTGTGGGTGCGTGTGCTACACGAGTGGATGCACGATCATGCGTGCCCAGGTGGTGCCTGTGAGCAGGACATGGATCTTGGAAGAGCAGATGGGGACCGGAGACAGGGACCACCACGGGTATTACATGGAGGGCTGAGACCTTTCCTGGCAGGACCACTTCATTCTgtcctttcttctgtctcctcccacccagcagggagcaccccccacccccaagtccttGCTCTTCCACTCACTTTCCTACCCCCTGCCTTGTACCCTCAGACCTCTGGTCCATACCTGGCTGGCTTCAGCAAAAATGAGAAACGGAGGCTTGCCTTTGTCCCTAGTCACAAACACACCCAGTCCCTGGGCTTCCGTTTACTTAAAAACCTTCCTTGGCACCCAGGGTGGGCCTGGCTGCCTGCCCCTCTGGGAGCTCCCAGTCTAACAAGGGCACAGCATATGAACAGACACCAAGGGAACAAGGcaggacaggagaggagaggagggaagtcCAATGTGGTGGTGGATCTTGTGGGCAGAGGTCGGGACCTGGTAGGTGTTAGGATCCATGGAGAGTCCTGTGGGCTGGGAGCAGAGCCTGCATCTGTGTGCCCATCCTTGGCTTCCCGGGCCACCCCGGGGAGATCTTGGCTGAGTCACCGCCCCCAGCCGAGCCAACACTGCCCTGGATGGTCTGGAGTTCGGGGATTGGATCCCCGCCAGGGCCTTCCCCATCTGCAAGAGTCCATCGGGCCGCCAGCTTCAGGGGCCCAGGGTTCAGGTGCTAGCTGGGCCAGCCCCGAGCCATGGCCTCATGGGAACCCGCCCTCCAGGCCTCGCTGGGGCTCAGCCTCTTGGTCCTCCAGCTTCCTTCCGGATAGGACAGCCTGTCACCTGGCCTCCTCCAGTCCCAGCCCCAGCTTCATCCAGGCCGTAGCCACATTCCAGCCCCAGCACAGGCCCCAGCGCCCAGCTAAGCCCGTGCTCCTGCCCGGCTCAGGGCAGGCCGGTCCTTTGAAGAGTCTCCCGTGACCTCAGTGCAAGGACAGTAGGCTCTCGCACAggcccggggggagggggcaggggcgcCGCCCGCCGCAGAGAGGCACATGACTCTTCGGGCAGAGAGACAAGGAGCACCTCGTGGCCCCCTCAGCTCTTGCTCTCTACAGTGCCCCGTAGGGGTGCCCTTGGGAGCATGGGGGCCTCCTTAGACAGCAGCCCTGTGCAGCCTGGGCAGGGCTGGACCCAGGGCTTCTTTGGTGCCGGGCAGTGTGGATGTCTGCCAGAAGGGAGCCGCTCCAGGGAAGGGGGGCATTAGGAGGGATGGAGAGGCCAGGCCATCCACCTCTGGGGTTGTGGGGGCCATTCCTGGTGCTTTTGCACAAAGAGAGTTCCCGGTGCCAAAGTAGTTCTTTAGCAAAGTAATCCTGGCTGGGGCACCACGAGCTGGGACTCAGAGGGCATCTCCTTGAACTGTGAGGCTATGAGGGCTTTGGACCTCACCCATTCACTCACTCGCTCATTCACTCCCCAGCTCTATATGGAAGGCTTCCCGTCGGCCGGGCCCCATGCTAGATGCTGGGAGACACCTTGGGACTCAGCCTGAGTTCAGTGTCTCCCTCCAATCAACCCAGCCTCCCCGCCCATGTACCCAGCTCAGTGGAGGCACCAACACCCAGCCAAACGGCCAAGCAGGATGTTGCTGGTCTGCTGCCTCCTCAGAAGGCCCTGCCACCTGCTGGTTCCCTCAGTCTCTCACAGGGAGAGGCTGCTGAGGAGTGAGGGGTAGGATCAGACACAGGTGCACAGGCTTTAGGCTGAAGGGGCCAAGGAGTCCCTCCAGGCTACCCCGGCCTGGGCCTCCCAGAAACTCCAGAGCAGGCCCTGCTCAGTGCCGGGGGAACTCTGGAGGAAAGAGAGGTCTGCTTGCCTGAAGGGCCATCAGGGAGGGAGAGTAGGACTCTAGTATTTGAGGAGAGAGGCCTGCTTGTGGCTGAAAGGGATGGAGAGCCAGCTAAGAGCACCTCAGATTCGTGGAAGCAGACGCCAGGGCAGGGTCCACCCAGAGCTCTTGCGGGTGCACTGCACGGATGATGTCGGATCGGGAGCTGGGGCCTGAATGGAGGCCACGGCCAGGGGCTGATGCCTGGTCCTGGGGCTCAGAAACAGACCCCATCTCTGGCCACTGCTGCCTCCAGTCCTGGCACCTGGGGGCAAGTGGCTTCTGTGGGCCAGGTAGAGGAGTCGATGAGAGACCTCATGCCTGCATTTGTAGCTTACATTGCAGAGGTAGAAGAAAGGAGCAGATGTAAAGGTAATCAAAGCACCGGGGTGGTGTGATTGAAGGCATGGGTGTGGGAAGATACTTTGCGTGTAATTAGAGAAGACATCTCTGAGGAGGGGAACTACGAGCTGAGATAAAGGGTTTGAAAGGAGATGGTGTGAAGTGCCCATGGAAGGGGCGCCCCGTGACAAAGATGTGGCTGCTGGAAAGGCAGCTGGGAGACTGAAGCGGAAAGGGTGCGGGGAGAGGCGGTTCAAGGTGGTCTGaggtggggcaggcagggccagATGGTAGTCACAGTGCACCAGGCTCTGCAGACCACGGCCAGGAGTCTGGCTTTTATTTCAAGGGCCACTGGGAGAGGCTGGGGGGCTTTGAGTGGAGGAGTGGTGTGGTCTGATTTGTGTTTTAGGAGAGCAGGCTGCAGTGGGGGAGTGGGCCCAGGGAGACCGAGGGGCAGCTCGGCAGCGATGGGGAAGATGCAGAGGGCAGTGAGGATGTGGGTGGACTGGCGGGGGCGCACTGTGGTGGCGGAGGAGAGTCCTTTCGGGGGGACTCAGTGTGGGCTTGGACAACTCGGCAGGGTTATGGTGACCCTTGGTGGGGCGGGGAAgacaagaagagaaggaggagccGGGAGGGAGTGGCGGCTACAGTCTGAAAGGCCTCTGTGGCCTCTGAGTGGAAGCATCGAGAAGGCGGGAGGAACTTGAAAATCAGAAGCTGAGCGCGGTGGGATGACCCCGACGCAGCCATTCAAGACCGCGTGTGGCAAAGCTGTTCAGCCCTTTGGGGGGAAGTTCACGGCGGCGAGGCCTTAGACGGAAAGAGGGCAAGAGCCGGCCGCGGAGTGGTGGTCCCGGAGAAGCCCACCTGGGGAAAGTACGTGAGTGCAGGGCAGTGGCCCCAGGATGAGTGCTGGCCCGCCACATTAGGAGATTGGAAGGCGAAGAGGAACCCACTAAGGAGCCTGAGGGGCAGCCTGTGAGCtctgaggggagagaggaggggagagtgcTTCTAGAAGGAAGGAGTGGACACCTGGGTGAGGGGGGACCGAGGAGGGGGGAAAAGCGCCGAGAGAGACGAGTCCGTGTCCTTGTCCACACGGAGGCCGTGGGTGCGCCTGAGGAGGGCAGTTCCCTGGAGCCACGGTGGCCGGAGCTGGCTGGAGAGGGTTCGTGTGGGTGGCTCAAAGATGCTCTGCTGGGAATGGGACGGTGGGGTCCGGGGCTGACATATGGAAACTTGTTCAGATGTGTTTAAGAGGGGAGATACGGTGGCATATTTGCTCCTGGGGAGAAGCTACTGGTGAGAGAGCAGAGACAGGGAAGGACTGGCGACTTCAGGAAGCTGCCAGAGAATGGGGTCGAGTGTAGACGGAGAAGGCTGGCATCCCTGGGGGAACAGGGGCGTGGCGTGGGGAGAGTCCTCtgtgctccccactccccatttaggcagaggaagacaagggggctggggcagcaggaggttgggggagggggtgacttGAGGGCATGTGGTCCATTCTCTGGGGTCAGTGTGGTGTCATGGCCTTGAATTTTCCAGAGAGAAGGCCAGGCCCCAGGTGCCTCCAAGGACTGGACGACCAGGGTTGGAATTTGCCCAGCTTGCCCTCAGTCCCTCCATCTCCCAGACCCCCAAACCCAAAGCCAGTGCTCAGGCCTTATTTCTCCTACCTTTCCCTAAAAGTCCCTGGCGGCTGGATGACGTTCTAGGTGTTTCTTGgggcccttccccctgcttctgctcactTGGTTCCACCACTCTCCTGCCTTGGATCCACTGGGTTACTCCCACACTCCGTGGTATTCTGggcctctcccacctcctcctccctcctccaggtgCACAGGAGGGAGGAGGCCTCGATTCACCCAGCACCCCCTTGACCAGACAGCCCCGAAGGAGAGGCCCTCAGTGATGTCTGGAAAAGCCCTTCACCAGAGGCCCGGACTTTGCACTGTGATTCAGAGCAGGCCTTCAGGAAAGCGGGCCGCCCGGGCTGCTGTGGAGGGGGCAGCCCCGGGGAAGGGCTTGCCCTCTGTGATCTCCAGGGCGGGGCCTGGCCGGGCCCAGCTCAGGCCTCGCCTCCTGGgtgtgcaggggaggggcctcaAGCCGCCTCCCTGGCCTGCACTCCTGCTGCTGCCTCCACGTCCACACGCTGCCCAGGAAGAGCACAATGCAGCCATTCAAAACAGCCTGTAAAAAAGACCCTTCAGGGATGTGGGGGAAAGTTCATGATGCAGCATAAGCTGGGAAAGGCCTGCTACAAAGTGACAGATCCTCGTGAGATCCTCgaactaac is from Zalophus californianus isolate mZalCal1 chromosome 4, mZalCal1.pri.v2, whole genome shotgun sequence and encodes:
- the EPS8L3 gene encoding epidermal growth factor receptor kinase substrate 8-like protein 3 isoform X3, giving the protein MSRPSSRAIYLHRKEYLKKVSSEATCLQHRVEHLMTCKLGTQKVQEPKDALRKLQEMDAQGRVWSQDLLLQVRDGWLQLLDIETKEELDSYRLDSIQAVDTALNTCSYSSVLSIMVQESGLPVTSILLFQCQEVGAEQLKACLQKALEEEQEQSRPPSGARHPSQYRWKGPPLERSFPKEQVPSREQRPPPEQPSWATPQHSTPPSPRRLPHNSSVREQSTFTLPPPRQPPSPENPEKDEEILSHVLRDIELFAGKLKEAQAMNSHKKKRLGKKKGKDQWVMTQAQYIDCFQKIKYSFNLLGKLAIWLQERNAPEFVHILFQLLDSILAQCPEPGLVAQVISPLLTPKAIDLLQSCLSPAESDFWKKLGVAWTTSGADWTGIEPPPYQPTFYDGWQLPEPSNQAPSGHQNSPSLRSGLGSTSYFAQEETQHGPQLGDPDHVPSSPRPVKPALKMQVLYEFEARNPQELTVAQGEVLEVLDQSKRWWLVKNEKAQSGYIPSNILEPLESGASRNQNQSPSWAPMLRLSSTPEEVTAWLQAEHFSTSTVRSLGFFTGRQVLHMRPGELQMLCPQEAPQVLARLEAVRRMLGMSQ
- the EPS8L3 gene encoding epidermal growth factor receptor kinase substrate 8-like protein 3 isoform X2 → MAVSLVQCQFEESSNRASMSRPSSRAIYLHRKEYLKKVSSEATCLQHRVEHLMTCKLGTQKVQEPKDALRKLQEMDAQGRVWSQDLLLQVRDGWLQLLDIETKEELDSYRLDSIQAVDTALNTCSYSSVLSIMVQESGLPVTSILLFQCQEVGAEQLKACLQKALEEEQEQRPPSGARHPSQYRWKGPPLERSFPKEQVPSREQRPPPEQPSWATPQHSTPPSPRRLPHNSSVREQSTFTLPPPRQPPSPENPEKDEEILSHVLRDIELFAGKLKEAQAMNSHKKKRLGKKKGKDQWVMTQAQYIDCFQKIKYSFNLLGKLAIWLQERNAPEFVHILFQLLDSILAQCPEPGLVAQVISPLLTPKAIDLLQSCLSPAESDFWKKLGVAWTTSGADWTGIEPPPYQPTFYDGWQLPEPSNQAPSGHQNSPSLRSGLGSTSYFAQEETQHGPQLGDPDHVPSSPRPVKPALKMQVLYEFEARNPQELTVAQGEVLEVLDQSKRWWLVKNEKAQSGYIPSNILEPLESGASRNQNQSPSWAPMLRLSSTPEEVTAWLQAEHFSTSTVRSLGFFTGRQVLHMRPGELQMLCPQEAPQVLARLEAVRRMLGMSQ
- the EPS8L3 gene encoding epidermal growth factor receptor kinase substrate 8-like protein 3 isoform X1, whose translation is MAVSLVQCQFEESSNRASMSRPSSRAIYLHRKEYLKKVSSEATCLQHRVEHLMTCKLGTQKVQEPKDALRKLQEMDAQGRVWSQDLLLQVRDGWLQLLDIETKEELDSYRLDSIQAVDTALNTCSYSSVLSIMVQESGLPVTSILLFQCQEVGAEQLKACLQKALEEEQEQSRPPSGARHPSQYRWKGPPLERSFPKEQVPSREQRPPPEQPSWATPQHSTPPSPRRLPHNSSVREQSTFTLPPPRQPPSPENPEKDEEILSHVLRDIELFAGKLKEAQAMNSHKKKRLGKKKGKDQWVMTQAQYIDCFQKIKYSFNLLGKLAIWLQERNAPEFVHILFQLLDSILAQCPEPGLVAQVISPLLTPKAIDLLQSCLSPAESDFWKKLGVAWTTSGADWTGIEPPPYQPTFYDGWQLPEPSNQAPSGHQNSPSLRSGLGSTSYFAQEETQHGPQLGDPDHVPSSPRPVKPALKMQVLYEFEARNPQELTVAQGEVLEVLDQSKRWWLVKNEKAQSGYIPSNILEPLESGASRNQNQSPSWAPMLRLSSTPEEVTAWLQAEHFSTSTVRSLGFFTGRQVLHMRPGELQMLCPQEAPQVLARLEAVRRMLGMSQ